A window of the Vigna angularis cultivar LongXiaoDou No.4 chromosome 3, ASM1680809v1, whole genome shotgun sequence genome harbors these coding sequences:
- the LOC108324581 gene encoding uncharacterized protein LOC108324581, with the protein MELNPENSVIISNAQKAIIPHEEPKKINTFSSRKKAKGFKNFFKVALFMMRSGRSRKSKIIMDQESKNVWRNIVGSMRPLHMPTDQSTLQDNSKNIPQSQIMITSTPFANCVDPGDDAFDSTSVYTCSSSRCSSPYASAVGLNEMVQEAENEKDGVKENDNNNNNNNNNKGEEEGVKEKNNNGDSNDVEGDEMIDAKAEEFIAQFYLQMRLQDLNVVDSRYQEISMRSLGL; encoded by the coding sequence atgGAGCTCAACCCTGAAAACTCTGTGATCATTAGCAATGCCCAGAAAGCAATTATCCCTCATGAAGAACCtaagaaaataaatactttttcttCCCGCAAGAAGGCAAAGGGGTTCAAGAACTTTTTTAAGGTGGCGCTGTTCATGATGCGATCAGGGCGTTCCAGGAAATCGAAAATTATTATGGATCAGGAGTCCAAGAacgtgtggaggaacatcgttGGGTCCATGAGACCACTGCACATGCCAACCGACCAATCTACACTGCAAGATAACAGTAAAAACATTCCTCAATCTCAAATAATGATCACCTCAACGCCGTTTGCGAATTGCGTTGATCCCGGAGATGATGCGTTTGATTCTACTTCGGTGTATACATGCTCATCGTCTCGGTGTAGCAGCCCTTACGCCTCGGCCGTAGGGCTGAACGAAATGGTGCAGGAGGCGGAGAATGAAAAAGATGGAGTGAAGGagaatgataataataataataataataataataacaaaggtgaagaagaaggtgTGAAGGAGAAGAATAATAATGGTGATAGCAATGATGTGGAAGGGGATGAGATGATTGATGCGAAGGCGGAAGAGTTCATTGCTCAGTTTTACCTCCAAATGAGGTTGCAAGACTTAAATGTTGTTGATAGTCGTTACCAAGAGATAAGCATGAGATCATTAGGGTTATGA